The following are encoded together in the Mycosarcoma maydis chromosome 4, whole genome shotgun sequence genome:
- a CDS encoding uncharacterized protein (related to secreted aspartic protease 2), whose translation MSIDFGAISALLLLSLISLGLSRAEHIKQTTINVADIKAGCDHLAARYETWYGNNKKHGAAKSSGIYGSLKLASPSFPLAVHQRGTILPLNAVGGYPKMLGQTYNVQVGVGTPAQFFNLTADTGSMLTWAVQASCKIQDCPGVGVKKTYNPAKSTTSKELGSDHEAYGDGEIDLTLYTDMVSLGNMTIKTATIGGANKTFERDSKLEHDGLFGLGRRVNAAPEPVLDSLSKENNSFIQTIALDLGIQATLEIGGYDFEKYPKLLHINVDSDDGWLLSDSSLTAPGAAATDSVDLLVDTGSSVSMLPASQVDAIMNRTGLNVKKTTTEPIVYSMPCDTKLDIDMILSDGTRIPVKDSDILMQSNDATMPGCLSLLVGTTNPFLPSVAGTPMLRSIYTVLSRTESGDWIGLAPLL comes from the coding sequence TTGATCAGCCTCGGACTATCTCGCGCAGAGCATATCAAGCAGACAACAATCAACGTTGCAGACATCAAGGCGGGCTGCGACCATTTAGCAGCACGCTATGAAACATGGTATGGAAACAACAAGAAGCATGGAGCTGCCAAGAGTAGTGGAATCTATGGGAGTCTGAAGCTGGCTTCACCTTCTTTTCCACTTGCCGTCCATCAGCGGGGCACAATTCTACCGCTCAACGCTGTGGGCGGATATCCCAAGATGCTTGGTCAAACCTACAACGTTCAGGTGGGCGTAGGCACGCCTGCTCAATTCTTTAACTTGACGGCCGACACAGGCTCGATGCTCACTTGGGCGGTGCAGGCTTCATGCAAAATACAAGACTGCCCTGGAGTCGGTGTCAAAAAGACGTACAACCCCGCCAAGTCGACCACGAGCAAGGAACTAGGTAGTGATCACGAAGCATATGGAGATGGCGAGATAGATCTGACGCTTTACACCGACATGGTAAGCTTGGGAAACATGACGATAAAGACGGCTACGATCGGAGGCGCAAACAAAACATTTGAAAGGGacagcaagctcgaacaCGACGGCCTTTTTGGACTCGGACGAAGAGTAAATGCGGCTCCAGAACCGGTGCTAGATAGCCTGAGCAAGGAGAACAATTCTTTCATCCAGACCATCGCGCTGGACTTGGGTATCCAGGCGACATTGGAGATCGGCGGATACGATTTCGAAAAGTATCCCAAGCTATTACACATCAACGTAGACAGTGACGATGGTTGGCTGCTATCGGACAGCAGTCTGACAGCTCCAGGCGCTGCAGCGACCGACTCCGTGGACTTGCTGGTGGATACCGGAtcgtcggtctcgatgTTACCTGCATCACAAGTGGATGCCATCATGAATCGGACAGGTCTCAATGTGAAGAAAACGACAACAGAACCGATCGTGTATTCGATGCCGTGCGATACCAAACTAGACATAGACATGATTTTGTCGGATGGCACAAGGATTCCCGTCAAGGATTCGGACATCTTGATGCAGAGCAATGATGCCACGATGCCAGGTTGTCTGAGTCTGTTGGTTGGAACCACAAACCCTTTTCTGCCATCCGTAGCGGGCACGCCTATGCTCAGGAGCATCTACACGGTGTTAAGCAGGACCGAATCAGGTGACTGGATAGGGCTCGCGCCGTTATTGTAG
- a CDS encoding uncharacterized protein (related to multidrug resistance protein 1) yields the protein MQHNKGASRAIARLPFESHRTQLPTLFYLFSFCPSVPSPFTAPRAFLRHPGVLYAIGFVAALLAGCGMPALDLLYGIYTNRVTTSAASPQSIRDAASYIGWVCTIVGFGEFFLAWLFLTCFSSASHDLTQRLRHSYVASVLAQDASHFDLHGAGEIANRASKDISVIRAGFGEKLGYFCWSGATLLVAAIVGFTKAPRVAGVLFALLPLTMIIFAVLGKATEVVGAPALRIEARSSTFLEQVLGSVRVVQSFGMDAQLLRHFDRVMLKPLEKLGMRKSAIRGLETSAVYFMLNLTYSLAFWWGAINVVNGNVLVGDLLTTFWNYFNSLFALANIVPHIASIFDAWTALKQVRKAIEREPKIDIRQEHGIVPASEAKGWSPSFELDHVTFSYPSRANVASLKDVSIFFQPGKVTALVGPSGSGKSTITSLLLREYDPETANIPHPHDADDEVAARDDKAADAAEGQASEKKRSVPFFSRKRSAKNSTVSEDTEKSVPSADVKGRIQGSGMVRFAGHDVRDLNTRWLRSQIAIVQQHPQLFTASVFENVATGLTGTEWEYLPDVDGDPSAPEHDAARTAAIRNKVMRALQKAEAWHFVSRLPQGMDTPVSGGRTGLLSGGQRQRVAIARALVREPRLLCLDEGTSALDSDTESKIKLALQREQEERGMTTILIAHRLSTIEHADSIVVLKNGRVVEQGNHESLMQSRACAERGLYRSMVMQQRHLAEYEADNGDDDSDFKKVEKHLTIDGKKASGDSSVALPDESEKNNKLEPEDRARSMYALSDDTRTRVDCTSTSGSASIVPEAPLSRHDAHPALDTRLHRSSRASDNPHRAFSGRTGTALGLHEPAQEATLGIKDAQLTVPSPAAAAQYVKADSEDAKSLPRDEGESGRRSKIERREEKRRLRKTFLRYVNDQKLWFCIGVVGAAATGASFPVAGWLTGNAVNSLSIEGDNARLQSETNRWALWFLTLALADLVIVLIGSFFLETASEHVMRKLKKDGFSSLIRQEIGFFDAEEHASGAMSAAVSSHPANVAAATGLVLAQVIIGIVNLIGSVILGLVLSWKTSVVCLAPVFVLFLSGWLNIAMLEKYEAVAQKPADRAASYVSENVDAIKTVAALGREAETMRIFDERARADPKRTGYLIFGAGGFAVSQAMVLLLSALVFYWGGTLLSKNEVSITALYASFEAVVIAAFSAGRLFTFVPDYGRASNSFKTISGWINRKPLVADQSGLPELDKSSRAKVLDGSYASGDITLSSIELRYPQRPNHPALKELSIIIPAGKSVAFCGTSGSGKSSILALLQRFYDPCQGSIEFGGVDVRQVPIHLLRQQMAYVSQDPILYEGTIRWNLSLGSNDPDSVTQEQIEKACEDAYILDFVRGLPNGFDTEIGFKGSQLSGGQKQRLCIARALLRDPKILLLDEATSALDADSEIQVQRALDRAALNRTTVTIAHRLSSLRKCDWIFVVEDGKIRESGTHADLIARGGRYRELMEQQL from the coding sequence ATGCAACACAACAAAGGCGCCTCTCGCGCCATTGCGCGACTCCCTTTCGAATCTCATCGGACTCAACTTCCGACACTCTTCTACCTCTTCTCCTTCTGCCCATCCGTACCGTCCCCTTTCACAGCACCGCGCGCATTCTTAAGACATCCAGGCGTCCTCTATGCCATCGGTTTCGTTGCAGCGCTCTTGGCAGGATGTGGTATGCCCGCTCTCGACCTGCTCTACGGTATTTATACCAACAGAGTAACGACAAGTGCAGCTAGTCCACAGTCCATCCGCGACGCTGCTTCCTACATCGGCTGGGTCTGTACAATTGTCGGCTTCGGCGAATTCTTCTTAGCTTGGCTCTTCCTTACGTGCTTCTCCTCCGCCTCGCATGATCTCACACAGCGCCTCCGACACTCCTACGTCGCGTCGGTCTTGGCTCAGGATGCATCTCATTTTGACCTCCACGGTGCTGGTGAGATCGCAAATCGCGCCAGCAAGGACATCTCGGTCATCCGcgctggctttggcgaAAAGCTCGGCTACTTTTGTTGGTCCGGTGCCaccttgctcgtcgccgcTATCGTTGGTTTCACCAAAGCGCCCAGGGTCGCCGGTGTCCTttttgctcttcttcctctcaCCATGATCATCTTTGCTGTTCTTGGCAAAGCAACCGAGGTCGTTGGAGCCCCCGCCCTCCGTATCGAGGCTCGATCCTCTACCTTCCTCGAACAGGTTCTCGGCTCGGTCCGCGTAGTTCAGTCTTTCGGAATGGATGCACAGCTGCTTAGACACTTTGACAGGGTCATGCTCAAGCCGCTCGAAAAGCTTGGCATGCGCAAATCGGCGATCCGAGGTCTCGAGACCAGTGCAGTCTACTTTATGCTCAACCTCACCTACTCCCTTGCTTTCTGGTGGGGTGCCATCAACGTTGTCAATGGCAATGTTCTCGTTGGCGACCTGCTCACTACCTTTTGGAACTACTTCAACTCGTTGTTCGCCCTCGCCAACATCGTGCCCCATATTGCTAGCATCTTTGATGCATGGACTGCTCTCAAGCAAGTCAGGAAGGCAATCGAGCGCGAGCCCAAAATCGACATTCGCCAGGAACACGGCATCGTTCCTGCTTCCGAGGCGAAAGGTTGGTCCCCGAGCTTCGAACTTGATCATGTCACCTTCTCGTATCCTTCCAGGGCCAACGTCGCCAGTCTTAAGGACGTCTCCATCTTCTTCCAGCCTGGCAAGGTCACCGCCCTCGTTGGTCCCTCGGGCTCCGGCAAGTCCACCATCACTAGCCTTTTGCTTCGTGAGTATGACCCCGAGACTGCCAACATCCCTCATCCTcacgatgccgatgatgaggtCGCAGCCAGGGACGACAAAGCCGCCGACGCTGCGGAAGGACAGGCGAGCGAAAAGAAAAGGTCGGTCCCATTCTTCTCGAGAAAACGCTCAGCGAAGAATTCGACGGTCAGCGAGGACACAGAAAAGTCCGTCCCTAGTGCCGACGTCAAGGGTCGGATTCAGGGCTCAGGCATGGTTCGTTTCGCTGGCCATGATGTTCGCGACCTCAACACTCGATGGTTGCGATCGCAGATTGCTatcgtgcagcagcacccaCAGCTCTTCACAGCCTCTGTTTTTGAGAACGTTGCGACCGGACTCACAGGCACCGAATGGGAGTACCTTCCGGATGTTGACGGCGATCCAAGCGCACCTGAACATGATGCTGCTCGAACTGCCGCTATCCGCAACAAGGTTATGCGTGCCCTACAGAAAGCAGAGGCCTGGCACTTTGTTTCCAGGCTTCCACAAGGCATGGACACCCCCGTTTCTGGTGGTCGTACTGGTCTGCTCTCAGGAGGGCAGCGTCAGCGTGTCGCCATCGCTCGCGCTCTTGTTCGAGAGCCTCGTCTGCTGTGCCTGGACGAAGGCACCTCGGCCTTGGACTCGGACACCGAGAGCAAGATCAAACTTGCATTGCAGAgagagcaggaagagcgCGGCATGACCACCATCCTCATTGCCCATCGTCTTAGCACCATTGAGCACGCTGACAGCATTGTCGTGCTCAAGAACGGACGagtcgtcgagcaaggcaACCACGAGTCGTTGATGCAGAGCAGGGCATGTGCCGAAAGAGGTCTCTATCGCAGCATGGTCATGCAGCAAAGACACCTCGCTGAATACGAGGCTGATAATGGTGACGACGACTCAGACTTCAAGAAAGTAGAGAAGCACCTCACCATTGACGGAAAGAAGGCATCTGGCGACTCGTCGGTCGCCCTCCCTGACGAGTCAGAGAAGaacaacaagctcgagcccGAAGATCGGGCTAGGTCCATGTACGCGCTATCAGACGATACGAGGACTAGGGTCGACTGTACCTCGACCAGTGGTTCCGCATCTATTGTTCCGGAAGCGCCTCTTTCTCGTCATGATGCTCACCCTGCCCTCGACACGCGTCTGCACCGAAGCAGCCGCGCCTCAGACAACCCGCACCGTGCCTTCTCAGGGCGCACAGGCACCGCATTGGGCCTTCACGAGCCTGCCCAAGAAGCGACCTTGGGCATCAAGGATGCGCAGCTTACCGTTCCTTctccagctgctgcagcacaaTATGTCAAGGCCGACAGCGAAGACGCAAAAAGCCTGCCAAGAGACGAGGGAGAAAGCGGACGTCGTAGCAAGATAGAACGAAGGGAAGAGAAGCGTCGCCTCCGCAAAACTTTCCTTCGATACGTCAACGACCAAAAGCTCTGGTTCTGCATTGGTGTCGTTGGTGCCGCTGCGACTGGTGCCAGTTTCCCGGTCGCCGGGTGGCTGACGGGAAACGCAGTCAACTCGCTTTCGATCGAAGGCGACAACGCGAGGCTCCAGAGCGAAACCAACCGCTGGGCCCTCTGGTTCCtcaccttggccttggctgATCTAGTCATCGTCCTGATAGGAAGCTTCTTCCTCGAAACTGCCTCCGAGCATGTCATGAGGAAACTTAAGAAAGATGGCTTCTCCTCGCTGATCCGACAGGAAATCGGCTTTTTCGATGCCGAGGAGCACGCCAGTGGTGCCATGAGTGCGGCTGTCTCTAGTCATCCCGCCAAcgtcgcagcagccaccgGTTTGGTTTTGGCACAGGTTATTATTGGTATCGTCAACCTCATTGGCTCTGTCATTCTTGGTCTCGTGCTCTCTTGGAAGACATCGGTGGTTTGTCTCGCTCCTGTCTTCgtgctcttcctctctgGCTGGCTCAACATTGCCATGCTCGAAAAGTACGAAGCTGTGGCCCAGAAACCAGCTGACCGTGCTGCCTCGTACGTCTCCGAAAATGTGGACGCTATCAAGACGGTCGCTGCACTgggtcgagaagcagagacGATGCGAATTTTTGATGAACGTGCTCGCGCCGATCCCAAGCGCACGGGATACCTCATCTTTGGGGCAGGCGGCTTCGCCGTTTCTCAGGCTATGGTCCTGTTGCTCTCTGCCCTGGTCTTCTACTGGGGCGGTACTCTCCTTAGCAAGAACGAGGTTAGTATCACCGCGCTCTATGCGTCTTTCGAGGCTGTCGTTATTGCTGCTTTCTCCGCTGGTCGCCTCTTTACATTTGTGCCCGATTATGGACGCGCCTCCAATTCGTTCAAGACCATCTCCGGCTGGATCAATCGCAAACCTTTGGTCGCCGATCAAAGCGGTCTgcccgagctcgacaagtCCTCCCGAGCCAAAGTGCTCGATGGCAGCTATGCGTCGGGAGACATCACGCTCAGCTCCATCGAGCTCCGCTACCCTCAGAGACCCAACCATCcagcgctcaaggagctcagcatcatcatcccTGCCGGAAAGAGTGTTGCCTTCTGCGGTACCTCAGGCTCGGGAAAGAGCTCCATTCTGGCTCTGCTACAGCGCTTCTACGACCCCTGTCAGGGAAGCATTGAGTTTGGAGGTGTCGACGTGCGTCAGGTTCCAATTCACCTTCTGCGTCAGCAAATGGCTTACGTCTCCCAAGATCCAATCTTGTATGAAGGCACCATCCGCTGGAACCTCTCGCTTGGCTCCAACGATCCCGACTCAGTCACACAggagcagatcgaaaaAGCTTGCGAGGACGCTTACATCCTCGACTTTGTCCGTGGTCTTCCGAATGGCTTCGACACCGAGATTGGCTTCAAAGGCTCACAGCTTTCAGGAGGTCAGAAGCAGCGTCTTTGCATCGCACGAGCGCTGTTGCGCGACCCCAAGATCCTGCTCCTCGACGAAGCAACGTCGGCCCTCGACGCTGATTCCGAAATCCAGGTACAACGTGCGCTCGACCGTGCCGCCCTCAACAGGACCACCGTAACGATAGCGCACAGATTGAGCAGCCTAAGAAAATGCGATTGGATCTTTGTGGTCGAAGATGGCAAAATCCGTGAGAGCGGCACGCACGCAGACCTCATCGCCCGTGGCGGCAGATATCGCGAGCTCATGGAGCAGCAACTCTAG